In one window of Heptranchias perlo isolate sHepPer1 chromosome 4, sHepPer1.hap1, whole genome shotgun sequence DNA:
- the cdk7 gene encoding cyclin-dependent kinase 7 isoform X3 has product METDLEVIIKDTSLVLTPANIKAYTLMTLQGLEYLHVHWILHRDMKPNNLLVDENGILKLADFGLAKSFGSPNRVYTHQVVTRWYRSPELLFGARMYGVGVDMWAVGCILAELLLRTPFLPGDSDLDQLTKIFEALGTPTEELWPSMTSLPDYVSFKSFPGTPLEHIFSAAGDDLLELLQDLFTFNPCTRITATQALKKKYFSNRPGPTPGPQLPRPNCSTEVLKEQEVKTGFKRKRTENMEQGGLAKRLIF; this is encoded by the exons ATGGAGACCGATTTAGAG GTAATAATAAAAGATACCAGCCTTGTGCTGACTCCTGCTAACATAAAAGCATATACGTTAATGACACTCCAGGGTCTAGAATATCTTCACGTACACTGGATTCTACATAGG GATATGAAGCCCAACAACTTATTAGTCGATGAGAATGGAATCCTCAAGCTTGCAGATTTTGGCTTGGCCAAGTCATTTGGAAGCCCCAATAGAGTGTATACACATCAAGTAGTAACAAG ATGGTACAGATCACCAGAATTATTGTTTGGCGCCAGGATGTATGGTGTTGGAGTAGACATGTGGGCAGTCGGTTGTATATTAGCTGAGCTACTTCTTAGG ACTCCATTTTTACCTGGAGATTCAGATCTAGATCAGCTGACAAAAATATTTGAAGCTTTGGGTACTCCGACAGAAGAACTGTGGCCT AGCATGACAAGCCTTCCAGACTATGTATCATTTAAAAGCTTTCCTGGAACTCCACTTGAGCATATATTCAGTGCTGCTGGGGATGACTTACTGGAATTGCTACAAGACCTGTTTACTTTTAATCCCTGCACAAGAATAACAGCTACACAG GCGCTGAAGAAGAAGTATTTTAGTAACCGTCCAGGACCAACGCCAGGTCCTCAGTTGCCCCGACCCAACTGCTCAACGGAAGTCTTGAAAGAGCAAGAGGTTAAGACAGGTTTCAAGCGTAAACGAACTGAAAACATGGAGCAAG